A genomic region of Microlunatus sagamiharensis contains the following coding sequences:
- a CDS encoding LacI family DNA-binding transcriptional regulator: protein MTDALTGRHNRGRATIRDVAALAGVGIKTVSRVINHEANVSAATREKVEQAVVALNFTPNQGAGALRRGDRKTLTLGLLLDAVDNPFSAAIHRAVEAVAWERGTAVFGASFGDDPGRERALVEAFTRRRVDGLVLTTIADDHTYLQTELEQGVPVVFVDRPPRGIDADTVLTDNRHASGTAVAHLVQHGHRRIAFLSDDLEVSTARERHLGYLDALRDADAEEGPVRPGLRSVEAAYEAVRELMAAPERPTALFTSQNLVSIGGIRALHDLGLQHEVAVVGFDDVFLADMLEPALTVVAQDPSEMGRAAAGRVFARLDGDDSPAATTVVPARLVVRGSGEIRPPA, encoded by the coding sequence GTGACCGACGCCCTGACTGGCCGCCACAACCGCGGCCGCGCGACGATCCGCGACGTCGCCGCCCTGGCCGGCGTCGGGATCAAGACCGTGTCCCGGGTCATCAACCACGAGGCGAACGTATCCGCTGCCACCCGGGAGAAGGTGGAGCAGGCGGTCGTGGCGCTGAACTTCACGCCCAACCAGGGTGCCGGCGCGCTGCGCCGCGGCGACCGCAAGACGCTCACCCTCGGGCTGCTGCTCGACGCCGTGGACAACCCGTTCTCCGCGGCGATCCACCGGGCGGTCGAGGCCGTGGCGTGGGAGCGCGGCACGGCGGTCTTCGGCGCGAGCTTCGGCGACGACCCGGGCCGCGAGCGCGCGCTGGTCGAGGCCTTCACCCGCCGCCGCGTGGACGGGCTGGTGCTGACGACCATCGCCGACGACCACACCTACCTGCAGACCGAGCTCGAGCAGGGCGTGCCGGTGGTCTTCGTCGACCGTCCCCCGCGCGGCATCGATGCCGACACCGTCCTCACCGACAACCGGCACGCGTCGGGCACGGCCGTGGCCCACCTCGTGCAGCACGGTCACCGCCGCATCGCCTTCCTCAGCGACGACCTCGAGGTGTCCACCGCCCGCGAGCGGCACCTCGGCTACCTCGACGCCCTGCGCGACGCGGACGCCGAGGAGGGACCCGTGCGCCCGGGCCTGCGCTCCGTCGAGGCCGCGTACGAGGCCGTGCGCGAGCTGATGGCCGCTCCCGAGCGGCCGACCGCGCTCTTCACCAGCCAGAACCTGGTGAGCATCGGCGGCATCCGTGCCCTCCACGACCTCGGCCTGCAGCACGAGGTCGCGGTGGTCGGCTTCGACGACGTCTTCCTGGCCGACATGCTCGAACCGGCCCTGACCGTGGTCGCGCAGGACCCGTCGGAGATGGGCCGGGCCGCGGCGGGACGGGTCTTCGCCCGCCTCGACGGCGACGACTCCCCCGCGGCCACCACGGTCGTGCCGGCGCGGCTGGTCGTCCGCGGTTCGGGAGAGATCCGCCCGCCCGCCTGA
- a CDS encoding SDR family NAD(P)-dependent oxidoreductase produces the protein MEHQWRAGSRFVGRRVLVVGGGTGIGLAVARRLSGEGAVVVVADRWDVAGPAARDVVAGLDGDGHRAAHVDVTDGSAVDDLVAPLEGLDVLVHVAGGDRPHPSFVDTTDEIWTGLIELNLMGFVRTVRASVPLLRASEHGPAVVAVGSVNALLALGSEPYSAAKAGLVSLVGNLAVELAPRVRVNAVLPATVETRVWDDQPGGASAMRPLYPLDRVGRPEDVAAAVAFLAGEDAAWVTGHALPVDGGLLTGGSLRRLLS, from the coding sequence GTGGAGCACCAGTGGCGGGCCGGGTCGCGGTTCGTCGGACGCCGGGTGCTGGTCGTGGGCGGTGGCACCGGCATCGGCCTCGCGGTCGCCCGGCGCCTCTCCGGCGAGGGCGCAGTGGTGGTCGTGGCCGACCGGTGGGACGTGGCTGGGCCGGCGGCGCGCGACGTCGTGGCCGGTCTGGACGGCGACGGCCACCGGGCCGCGCACGTCGACGTCACCGACGGTTCCGCGGTCGACGACCTGGTCGCCCCGCTCGAGGGGCTGGACGTCCTGGTGCACGTGGCGGGCGGCGACCGCCCTCACCCGTCCTTCGTCGACACCACCGACGAGATCTGGACCGGCCTGATCGAGCTCAACCTCATGGGCTTCGTCCGGACCGTCAGGGCCTCGGTCCCGCTGCTGCGCGCCAGCGAGCACGGCCCGGCCGTCGTGGCGGTCGGCTCGGTGAACGCCCTGCTCGCCCTCGGCAGCGAGCCCTACTCCGCGGCGAAGGCCGGGCTGGTCTCGCTCGTGGGCAACCTCGCGGTCGAGCTCGCGCCGCGCGTCCGGGTCAACGCGGTGCTGCCGGCGACCGTCGAGACCCGGGTGTGGGACGACCAGCCGGGCGGTGCCTCGGCGATGCGCCCGCTGTACCCGCTCGACCGCGTCGGCCGGCCCGAGGACGTCGCGGCGGCCGTGGCCTTCCTCGCCGGCGAGGACGCGGCCTGGGTGACCGGGCACGCCCTGCCGGTCGACGGCGGGCTCCTCACCGGGGGTTCGCTGCGACGGCTCCTGAGCTGA